The stretch of DNA AGATTTCCGGCCGATCGCCGCCACCGGTCTTCTGCAGCGACGACTCCACAATGAAAACGCGATCGGTCAGCTTCTCCAGCCGTCCGCAGGAGTTCTGCGACGACTTTCGCTGCAGCTCGCACTGGTTCCTGTTCAGAAACACATTTTCCGTAAAGTCGGATTCGTCCGCGAACGGTATGTCCTTCACTAGGCTGGCCTGAAGAGGATCGCTACTGGAGTTTGGATCAAGACGAGGTTTGGTGTTTGTTACATCATCTGTACACAGTTTCGAGCCATTTGTCTCTTGTTGATCGTAAATCGGCTCCTTAGAGCATGACGAATCGTCATTGGCGGATGTTGATGGTAACTCGAGATCCGTTTCTTCGTTTGGAGAAAGAAAATCCGCTTGCGGCGAAGCAGCGTAGAGGACGGAAAGCTCTTCCTCCTGATTCCTGCATATAGATTGTTGCTGTAAACAAGTAGTTATGATTAGCTAGAATTTAAACAGCAgtgtgatacaaaaaaatcgcaatttaatacaaatgcaAATACATTGCATTTCTtctaaattgatttttgtcgtagaaataaataaataaatcttacatcATGACTGGTTTCTGTGGGTTCCACGTTGAGGATTTTGCCTCTGCTCTTCGAGGCAGTTCGGCGAACGATGTAGAAAATCCTGGCGTAGCAAACAATAATAGCGAGACACGGTACCAAAAACGCAAGAACAAAGAGGAACTCTTTTGGGCTGCGTCCGTTCACGTCCGGCAGGATCGAGCAGGATCCGATCGCGGGATCCAATCCGAAACGTCCGAAGCTCTCGAACCACGTGACGATTAGCACGCTGAAAGCAATGATCCATGTCGCCAGGACCATCGGTATTAAGtactttgttttatataatctgaaaataataattaacaattaagttatacaattattttgtaacatataaaaaaagaaaaattaatttttaatgtaaaaaaagataaaatttttttttagactacgttttcgaaaaaatttaaatttggagattgagaaattttgatattttatcgtaaaattatatttatctattttattctttattgaatttatcaagtacgtaaaataattgatgaaaaagtgcaattttattagagaAAAAGCTGCTTACGTAGAATAGAGGCCGGGATGACCGATCATGACGTAGCGATTGATCGTGATCGCGAGAATGCTGAAGAGGCTGACGGCAACGAGGCCGTACCTCAAGAGCGGAAACAATCGACACAGAAGTGGACCGTATAGCCAGGAAGTGTGCCAGAACGTCGAAGTTGCGAGCGGTAGATTGAAGCAGCAAAACATCAAATCTGATATCGAGAGATTCGTGATAAAGATCGCAGTAGCATTCTTCTTCAACtgcaaagtaattaattatttacacaaaattatagaagaatatatagataattatacaataataattattaaattgctacattatttttccatGTACCGAttctattttgttaaataaatgtctTGTgtattgtttgaaatattcagtATTTATAGACTGCGCATAATTAGATTATTAcgattaataaatgtttagaaGCAATAAAGAAGCTATGGAAGCGTGAAAATTAGCTTATGCAGCTGTCAAATAAATCCTTTCGAATTTCTCAATGTAAACACGATGAAGTTGATGGGAACTTCCTGATTTAATTCTAGCTCGTCGATTATATCGGAACAGGGAGTACGTGAACCTTAGTGAAAACACACGATTGTATATGCACGAGATTCTGCGTAATAGATTCCAAACTTAACCCATTGACGATCGAATTTGCCGTGAAAGCTCGTTTGTTACAAAATCGTGCCGATGACCTCGTTCGTTAGATTGTGTCATCTTTGATTTTCCAGAAACTAAATATACTTCGCAATTACgtaatgaaacaatttttcgtTATACTTCAGAATAACgtctttcatatttatttaattaaagttaacaagataaaaaatttgtcttatttgaaatagaaatgttttgtgaactatttaaaaaattgtaattgtaatatattgtttatgtgatatttaacaaagaaatagatttttctccagtaaaatatcgagaaaaattgttattatcgCATTTTAGTTttcattatcatttattttattagttttcattatcatttatttttgcaaagtaaaattgtacaaaaataaaatttacttaactgAAGAATAGAGTTCTGTTGTTTAATTGTGAGCTTGTTTGTggaaagtttcttttttaattcgcTTACACCTCGAAAATTATCGGCATTTCAACATTTTCGCTGAGGAAAAATCGATTCCAAATTGAATCTATCACTGAAAAGACATCCGTAAGTTTTGATTCTGTATCTTGCATACGCGGAAAGAACACTTTTACTGAAATCTCGATTTTTTCATATCGCAGCAAAAAGTTTTGACGATTCATCGATCAAGATCGAGTGTttcattgataaattttgaatgtccaacaaaatttatgttcAGATCTGTATCTAGcacaatttttagatctttCAGCAAAAATGTTCTTTCCGCAtagtacaataataatataatatacgttCGAAATaagcagaaaataatataatattgttatagtGAACAAATTGTGCTTAAAGTGCATTCAAACGGAAAATATTTCGTGCAGTTTAACGTCCTCGTTCATTGTGAGCGAGATTAATGCCTTGTAAAACTAAAGAGGTATAATGACTCAAGGTAAACCACTCAAATTGCTTTAAAGATTTCTGCGTGTAAACATTACTGGAAACTTGAGTAGTCGGAGCACTGTGCGTAACACGAATTCTGTCATGCACTTAGACCCTTCCGTTTTACAAGTCGCGAAAATTGCTACAAGTAACGCTAACAGCTCTTGTAGATCTTCtacaaaaattgcattacTTGTACATTTTGCACAGCCGAgcattttagaatattattcaCTATTGAAACTGCCATCATCGTTCCTCTACGAActgtaattattcttttacgaATTGTTATCATTCTCGCAAAACTCGCGTCAGTGAATTTACCAGTAAATCATCAATTTTTGTCTCGAATCGCTTTCAGACGTTCACTCTCTTCGTTATCTTATCATTATCGTGTGAGCTACAGTTACACAGGAAGGATATATGAATACAGTTCTAATTACGGACCTTTTTAGTGCGAAACAACGCGATCACCGTGATGAAATTTCCCGGAATGCCGATCAGCATGAAGAGAATGCAACAGGCGGCGGCGAAGTACAGCAGCCACCGTGGGTAGCCGACGAAGAGAATCACCGATCCCGGGTCCTGCAGCATCTCCTCGATCGCCACGTCGCCGCTGCCATTGCGCCCGGTCTCGTTGCTCGCCATCCACCAGTACTCCAGCATCTGCGGAAAGCCGAACCCCACGCCGTTTGTGCGTCTATGGATGCCGTGTGTCAGTGCCGTAGGTAGAACCGTGACGTTTGCATTCCGCTGTACGCGAAATAAGGATTCCGGTATTCTCtggagaaaatatataatttactattaacaattgttacaatttttatcgtaGGATTTGCAAGAATAGCGACAAGTAAAATgccatttgtttttttcttgaacgagaagatttttatttatttttattcgtgttTTCATCTCTCGATTCCTCTTTCGTGCTGTGCATTAGGATATCATCTGTCAAATGGCTTTCGTATTTGCTATTTTGCCGGTGCGAATTTTACGAGATTTACACGACGCTTGTGTCGGATCCAGTGCCTCTTTTTTCTTCGGATGGGGCGTCGAAGAGGAACAGAGAGATCTATTTTCGCCGCCCGAGACGATAAACTCTTTCGCCGTAGCGTAAACTTTCAGACGTTTCTATAGCCCGCGCCGGCTTTTCTTAATCCATAGTCTTGCGCATTGTCGGTAATCGACAATATAGTCTCTTATAGTCTTTGCAAGTTATCGTTGACAAGcagatttatatttacgtgttaattagaataattttgtcaatatGTTTCAGAAGGAACAAATGAAGCAAAGTATACTAAGTGTTccagatataaaataattcgcaTAATTTCGAGTCAAAAActgtttaaaactttttattttacgtttttgtttgtattttaCGATGCTTACCTTTGCAAAGATAAAAGATGTTTTTCGTCTCATCGATGGCGATCATTGATAATGATTCGAGATCTCTGTGGCGACCTTTTCTCGTGGCGACCTTTTCTCTTCGACACCGAGACGGTTTCGTTGTGACTCTGATTTATTCCTCTTCTTGTCAATTCTCATTTTGACCTCGGCATTACAAAACCAAATTGCTTTTTCTgaagattttgtaaatattgccTGCGATCGCTTTATTGCTTGTAGTTCTTCGACTCTCTTAAGACACAGATTtgcaataacaaaatttaacgaGAAGACATATTTAAgatgatttaaatttataaaaaaccataagataaaataaaattagctgAGCGTATATGCGTAAAGCGAAGCAATTCTGGCAAAATTCGCGAATCGACTGGCGGAATTATTAGCAAGAATCGTGCACAAGAGTATGCATTTTCGCAGATGCCGCGCCTGCGCCAAATTCGACTTCTTCACAATATTGAGAAA from Linepithema humile isolate Giens D197 chromosome 2, Lhum_UNIL_v1.0, whole genome shotgun sequence encodes:
- the LOC105674017 gene encoding G-protein coupled receptor moody, with the protein product MRRKTSFIFAKRIPESLFRVQRNANVTVLPTALTHGIHRRTNGVGFGFPQMLEYWWMASNETGRNGSGDVAIEEMLQDPGSVILFVGYPRWLLYFAAACCILFMLIGIPGNFITVIALFRTKKLKKNATAIFITNLSISDLMFCCFNLPLATSTFWHTSWLYGPLLCRLFPLLRYGLVAVSLFSILAITINRYVMIGHPGLYSTLYKTKYLIPMVLATWIIAFSVLIVTWFESFGRFGLDPAIGSCSILPDVNGRSPKEFLFVLAFLVPCLAIIVCYARIFYIVRRTASKSRGKILNVEPTETSHDQQSICRNQEEELSVLYAASPQADFLSPNEETDLELPSTSANDDSSCSKEPIYDQQETNGSKLCTDDVTNTKPRLDPNSSSDPLQASLVKDIPFADESDFTENVFLNRNQCELQRKSSQNSCGRLEKLTDRVFIVESSLQKTGGGDRPEILVNSRSQSPNQTAARRAFRRQSKFKSIGRMRYGESAAPRMSAKDRKLLQMILVIFSSFLVCYLPITVTKLFHDAIHWRGLNIAGYILIYVTTCINPVIYVVMSSEYRSAYKYVLLCKHEQAVNKRRPPALLMPS